Part of the Pseudophryne corroboree isolate aPseCor3 unplaced genomic scaffold, aPseCor3.hap2 scaffold_1294, whole genome shotgun sequence genome, GTGTACTTGGTCGTACAGTCTGGTGTAAGGAACAGCACCGCGTGTTCTGCACGCCATTCCCGGTGATGTACAGACTGCGAGGTACCCGGACAAGGTATAATtgtttgctacaaaaaaaaaatgcctCCCTTGAAAATACAGCCCCTGTTCCTATAGCTCGTTTCTGGATTAATGTAGGAGACCCTTAAATTAGTTAATTAACGTTCAAAGCCTGCAGGACCCCTCTATGGACTAGGCGGCGGGTGGCAGGCTGTGTGGTGCCCTGGATGATATGTAGTCCTGCAGCGCTTGGTGCCTCCTTTCCCGAGCCCCTTACCTCTCCCAGGCATTGTCCCCCCAAAAAATGAATTATGTAACCTGGCTGCTTTCATCAAATTTGCATATAAGCTGAGCTGCGCTGATTGGTAGAAGTAAGCATGTCCCCCTCCACCGATTGGTTTAAAGAAGAGCGGTTACATTTTTCAAAAACTCCGCCGATAAGCTAAGCTGTAAGAGAACATGGATTTCCTAGTGAATACTTAGTTTGTCCTtcataaaaaaaaacttgtgttcaACAGCTTAGAACTAGTCAGCCACCGACAGTGTGTTGTGCCATCTTCGAAACAAAGGATCATGGCGGTACCTCTAGGACAAATCTACTCACGTCTCACCCACTGCAAGAATTCATAAACATTACACATTAGTAGTGGCCAGCTTGGGCATAAGCTCACTAAAATACTGGCCCGGTCCTTTCATCATCACTCCAAATAAAGACAGCAACCACTAGCGGTGTGCCTAATGTGAGGGAACGATTAAGTACTAGGACCCGGCTTATAGTCAGAGTACAGCACTACACAGAGACGTTGGGTTACAGATCTTTCGTAGAAGAGATGGGCGGCCCTGAAAAGGGCCTTTGTGTGCGGGTGATGGTATTAGATGCGCCTCGGTGTTTAGCCTCCGAAGCCATACAGAGTGCGGccctggcgcttgagagcatagaccacatccataGCGGTGACCGTCTTCCTCTTGGCGTGCTCGGTGTAGGCGACGGCGTCCCGGATCACGTTCTCCAGAAACACCTTCAGCACCCCGCGGGTCTCCTCGTAGATGAGGCCGGAGATACGCTTCACGCCTCCTCTCCGGGCAAGGCGGCGGATGGCAGGCTTGGTGATGCCCTGGATGTTGTCCCGCAGCACCTTCCTATGGCGCTTAGCGCCTCCTTTTCCGAGCCCCTTACCTCCTTTACCTCTTCCAGACATTATTCAATAGCTAACGACAAAGAAATATGAGGCAACCCATTTTCGGTTGCTCTTTAGAAAGAGGTAAGCGGACCTGATGGGTGACTGAGCACTTTGAGAGGCGGAGTCATGGCTATAATTAGATGTTAAAAAGTCACTGCCTTACCATCAGATTAGGGGCATAAGATGTATACGCAATATAAAGTTACACTTAGCTAAGATCTTTTTTCCCATACAATTCCTGTACTTGGTACAACATAATATTCAACCTAAGATACAATGTAATATTATCCATACTGAGTCCCATTCTTATCAACGTCCCAACATTTGATATAAGGCTCATAACAGATGATATAGATGACGACTGAGAAATAGCAAATCAGAAAAAATGAAATGTCATAAATATAGGACAGCAtaaagtataataaatatatatatatatatatatatatatatatatatatatatatttattagcactgcactataatttattttatataatagATTTCTTTATTTAGCACACTGTTGTTCATAGACTTATttttattgaagtaaaaaaaaaaaacatttagaattTAACCGTTTTAATATCCATTATTATATATTGTCCAGataaataataggtatataataagTGACTTGCACAACCTCATTGGGATTGGAGGATGAAAATTCAAAATGGACCAATGAGCCGAACAGATTTCGGCGGGACAAAACAAAATCACTCCAATGACATGCCGCTTCTGGCTGGTCAGTGTAACGTCTGTCCCGGGCTCGGTCTGAGTGTCAGCTCTGCGCTTCGGTCTCTCTTCTCCCTGTAATAATGAGCGCCGCTGATACTGCACTCAGCCAGTCCCGCTCCGGAACACTGCTGCTCAGCCACCCCCTGTATCTCTGTTACTATAGGGAGCACAGCTGGCACGTGTACCTAAGCCAGCATTGTATTGTGCGATCATAAAGATCTCCTTTCATTAAATGCAGCTAAACGGAACCTGATGTCTTATAATGGATTCGGTGCAATATACCTGCAGTGATACCGGAGATTGGATCCCGGTGTTACAcgtgcagtgatacagtaacaataGCATTCTACACAGGGCATCTTGAAAGACAAACAACCTTTTAGCAACTGTGTTTATAGGAGATTCAAAGTGATACGAACAACGGGACCAATTGCTACAATCTACTGATACTTTGTAACATTGGAATAAGATACAATAATTCTCTAGTTCTGCAGCAGCTACACGGGCAGTCACTGCTCTATGGATTGCTTTATGTAAGCACTAATGCTGACATCTGTAATATGATGACTATATGACCCCGCTTTAGTTTGGAAGTGAATATACAGTTCATGGAAGCGGAGATACAATAAGGCAGATTTGCAAGTAGCACATATAATACCCATCATAGTTTCAGCCCGATTAGAGAGGAGGTGGGTGGCTCTTAGAAGAGCCTTTGTGTTGATGTGGGTCAGAGAAGGGGGTGATTACTTGGCGCTGGTGTACTTGGTAACAgccttggtgccctcggacacggcgtgcttggccagctctcccggcagcagcaagcgtacggcggtctggatctcccgggaggtgatggtCGAGCGCTTGTTGTAATGAGCCAGGCGAGAAGCTTCCCCAGCAATGCGCTCAAAGATGTCAttgacaaaggagttcatgatgcccatagccttggaggagatgccggtgtcagggtgcacctgcttcagcaccttgtagacgtaaatggcgtaactctccttcctgctcttCCTACGCTTCTTCCCATCCTTCTTCTGGGTCTTGGTCACCGCTTTCTTAGAGCCTTTCTTAGGCGCCGGAGCAGACTTTGCTGGATCAGGCATTCTTTAGGATCTCTTCGACACAATGTAGAAAATCTGTGCGGTCATCTCACACATCTGTTTTATTTATAGGCAGCTTATGCAAACGAGGCATCACCAATGCAAGCTACACTATT contains:
- the LOC134994281 gene encoding histone H4-like, translated to MSGRGKGGKGLGKGGAKRHRKVLRDNIQGITKPAIRRLARRGGVKRISGLIYEETRGVLKVFLENVIRDAVAYTEHAKRKTVTAMDVVYALKRQGRTLYGFGG
- the LOC134994304 gene encoding histone H2B 1.1-like, which translates into the protein MPDPAKSAPAPKKGSKKAVTKTQKKDGKKRRKSRKESYAIYVYKVLKQVHPDTGISSKAMGIMNSFVNDIFERIAGEASRLAHYNKRSTITSREIQTAVRLLLPGELAKHAVSEGTKAVTKYTSAK